A stretch of Planctomycetaceae bacterium DNA encodes these proteins:
- a CDS encoding nicotinate phosphoribosyltransferase encodes MITTDSQASLALLTDLYQLTMAYGYWSRAKAEDTAVFHLFFRRSPFRGEYLVTAGLKPVVDFLSTFRFDADDLAFLETIEGNDGKPLFSMDFLGYLNTMKLSVDVDAVPEGTVMFPHEPLLRISGPILQCQLLETALLNIINFQSLIATKASRICRAAKGQPVLEFGLRRAQGIDGALAASRAAYIGGCAATSNVLAGKRFGIPVKGTHAHSWVMSFDDELTAFREYAAAMPNNCVFLVDTYDTIDGVRHAIQVGKHLKEAGHKMVGIRLDSGDLASLSITARQMLDEAGFADAAIVASNDLDERLIESLQAQGSQINIWGVGTKLVTAYDQPALGGVYKLGAIRKASAENSTVIEDWQHRLKLSEQPIKTSTPGILQVRRFRDAHGFFSGDMIWNLLQPVANDVTIVDLANPTRSHRMNAQDSGEDLLQPVLRNGQVVADLPSLDEARSRAQRELQQLHPPVLRFDNPERYRVGLEGSLHDLKSRMIAEATP; translated from the coding sequence ATGATCACTACAGATTCACAAGCATCGCTGGCATTGCTCACAGACCTCTATCAACTCACGATGGCCTACGGATACTGGTCCCGGGCGAAGGCTGAAGATACCGCCGTCTTTCATCTGTTCTTTCGACGGTCTCCGTTCAGAGGTGAATATCTCGTCACAGCCGGATTAAAACCTGTCGTCGATTTCTTGAGCACCTTTCGCTTCGATGCAGATGACCTGGCATTTCTGGAAACGATCGAAGGCAACGACGGAAAGCCGCTGTTTTCGATGGACTTCCTGGGCTACCTCAACACCATGAAGCTGTCGGTCGATGTGGATGCTGTTCCGGAAGGTACCGTGATGTTCCCACACGAGCCCCTGCTGCGGATCTCCGGACCAATTCTTCAATGTCAGCTGCTGGAGACAGCTCTGCTGAACATCATCAACTTCCAGTCTCTGATCGCGACGAAGGCATCACGTATTTGCCGAGCCGCGAAAGGACAGCCTGTGCTGGAATTCGGGCTGCGTCGAGCACAAGGCATCGACGGAGCACTGGCGGCAAGCCGGGCGGCGTACATCGGCGGCTGTGCTGCAACCTCGAATGTTCTTGCCGGAAAACGATTCGGCATTCCCGTCAAAGGAACACACGCCCACAGCTGGGTCATGTCATTTGATGACGAACTGACGGCATTTCGGGAATATGCAGCCGCGATGCCCAACAACTGCGTGTTTCTCGTGGATACCTACGACACCATCGACGGTGTTCGCCATGCCATCCAGGTGGGCAAACACCTGAAAGAAGCCGGCCACAAGATGGTTGGCATTCGCCTGGATTCCGGAGACCTGGCCAGCCTGAGTATCACAGCCCGACAAATGCTGGATGAAGCAGGCTTCGCTGATGCTGCAATTGTGGCCAGCAACGATCTGGATGAACGTCTGATCGAAAGTCTTCAAGCGCAGGGCTCACAGATCAACATTTGGGGAGTCGGAACGAAACTCGTCACGGCCTACGATCAACCAGCACTAGGGGGTGTCTACAAGCTCGGAGCGATTCGCAAAGCTTCCGCTGAAAATTCCACTGTGATCGAAGACTGGCAACACCGACTGAAGTTGTCTGAGCAGCCAATTAAGACTTCCACGCCGGGAATCCTTCAGGTGCGACGATTCCGCGACGCTCACGGTTTCTTTTCCGGAGACATGATCTGGAATCTGCTTCAGCCTGTTGCCAACGATGTTACCATCGTGGATCTGGCCAACCCGACGCGGTCTCATCGTATGAATGCCCAGGATTCCGGCGAAGATCTGCTTCAGCCGGTGCTTCGAAACGGCCAGGTCGTGGCAGACCTGCCTTCCCTGGACGAAGCTCGATCACGGGCTCAACGTGAATTACAACAACTTCACCCCCCGGTGCTGCGATTTGATAATCCCGAGCGTTATCGCGTCGGTCTGGAAGGCAGTCTCCATGATCTGAAATCCCGGATGATCGCTGAAGCGACCCCGTGA
- a CDS encoding MMPL family transporter: MVSEFYRRHSMALLVACAIALPFLTWYGEKLPSNNDIETWLPAKSDLRTDYDEFVRTFGADEVIIVAFQKPFPEADRLNSLAARLQGLKGVASCWTRQQVAEMMMANDVDGQTAQDRLVHLLKAPKGDLETLLLVLNSRELSSRAMLLDGIHRQLAYCDLGNAIVAGAPVVASQLDLLGSRESSQTLFGLTLVICGVLLYLNVGSWKISLALMAANVLSIQTTLSVMHFLGQEMNFILSSLPVMVMVFTTASSIHFIGQYNHTACYPDGLGRAMASVIRPSVFAALTTVIGLLSLVWSDVGPIPVFGKAAAIGTVISFMVGIGLTPCVLMTLKYRPPETGTGQEWLERFGVRVLNQPSRFLTPLLVLTCVCALGLGSLRSLIDPLEFLPGNDPVLQDTLQVKNSLTSPTSIEAVVDFKGEDSSFVSRLLAIQSIEETLMSHPNVCHTLSLADFFPADVVDTELSVSRLISSAGSSASKGLIADGSRLWRISIRLHEDSPSEMHETLEGLIASTAGHDIKFTGLGPLLEQAQGDIFEGFWKSFSSAFILISIVMVVALRSPLAGLVAMIPNLTPILLVFGILGWADYPIDIGIMMTASIALGLAVDGTFHFLFSYQDCFRSTKCRYRAVRRALMHTGMPIICSAIISGTGLLALGLSPFRPTMRFGVLMFCLLSTALIGDLVLLPAFLALGTRRKRLTRTSHTIPITRKQIAA; the protein is encoded by the coding sequence ATGGTTTCAGAATTTTATCGCCGACATTCGATGGCTTTGCTGGTCGCCTGCGCGATTGCACTGCCTTTTCTTACCTGGTACGGCGAAAAGCTTCCTTCGAATAACGATATCGAAACCTGGCTGCCGGCAAAATCGGATCTCCGGACCGACTACGACGAGTTTGTCCGAACCTTTGGTGCGGACGAAGTGATTATTGTAGCCTTCCAGAAGCCATTTCCGGAGGCAGACCGATTGAACAGCCTTGCGGCGCGTCTTCAGGGTTTGAAGGGGGTTGCGTCCTGCTGGACTCGTCAGCAAGTGGCGGAAATGATGATGGCCAATGACGTAGATGGGCAAACGGCTCAGGACCGACTTGTCCACCTGCTGAAGGCACCGAAGGGCGACCTGGAAACATTGTTGCTGGTTCTGAACAGTCGCGAGTTGTCATCTCGTGCCATGTTGCTGGATGGTATTCACCGTCAGCTGGCTTACTGCGATCTTGGCAACGCAATCGTCGCGGGTGCTCCCGTAGTCGCCTCACAGCTGGACCTGCTGGGAAGCCGTGAAAGTTCCCAGACCCTGTTTGGTCTGACGCTGGTGATCTGCGGTGTTCTGCTTTATCTGAACGTAGGTAGCTGGAAGATTTCACTGGCTTTGATGGCGGCGAATGTGTTAAGCATTCAGACCACCTTGTCTGTGATGCACTTTCTGGGGCAGGAGATGAATTTTATTCTCTCTTCGCTGCCGGTGATGGTGATGGTCTTCACCACAGCTTCATCCATCCATTTTATTGGTCAGTATAACCACACGGCCTGCTATCCAGACGGGCTGGGCCGCGCGATGGCCTCTGTGATTCGACCAAGCGTTTTCGCTGCTCTGACCACCGTAATCGGCCTGCTCAGTCTGGTCTGGTCTGATGTCGGGCCGATACCAGTGTTCGGCAAGGCTGCAGCCATCGGTACGGTCATTTCCTTCATGGTTGGCATTGGACTGACGCCCTGCGTGCTGATGACGCTGAAATACCGGCCCCCTGAAACCGGGACTGGTCAGGAGTGGCTTGAAAGATTTGGTGTTCGCGTACTGAATCAGCCGTCTCGATTTCTGACGCCGCTACTGGTGCTGACCTGTGTGTGTGCGCTGGGACTGGGAAGTCTGAGATCGCTGATTGATCCTCTGGAGTTTCTTCCGGGGAATGATCCGGTTCTGCAGGATACTCTGCAGGTGAAGAACTCTTTGACCAGCCCAACCAGTATTGAAGCGGTGGTGGATTTCAAAGGAGAAGATTCATCATTCGTGTCGCGACTGCTGGCCATCCAGAGTATCGAAGAGACTCTGATGTCGCATCCGAACGTTTGTCATACCTTGTCACTTGCCGACTTCTTCCCGGCCGACGTTGTCGACACGGAATTGTCCGTGAGCCGACTGATCTCTTCGGCTGGCAGCAGTGCATCGAAGGGCTTGATCGCCGACGGCAGCCGCCTCTGGCGCATATCAATTCGATTGCATGAAGATTCGCCCTCCGAGATGCACGAGACGCTGGAGGGTTTAATTGCATCGACAGCCGGGCATGACATCAAGTTCACAGGTCTTGGACCACTGCTTGAACAGGCTCAGGGGGACATCTTTGAAGGGTTCTGGAAGAGTTTTTCTTCGGCCTTTATCCTGATCTCGATTGTCATGGTCGTGGCTTTGAGGTCTCCTTTGGCGGGACTTGTGGCGATGATCCCGAATTTGACCCCGATTCTCCTGGTCTTCGGGATTCTGGGATGGGCCGACTATCCGATCGATATCGGTATCATGATGACCGCGAGTATCGCGCTGGGCCTGGCTGTCGACGGAACATTTCATTTCCTGTTCAGCTATCAGGACTGTTTCCGTTCGACGAAGTGTCGCTACCGGGCGGTTCGTCGGGCGTTGATGCATACGGGTATGCCCATTATCTGCTCCGCCATCATTTCCGGAACAGGGTTGCTGGCTCTGGGACTGTCGCCGTTTCGTCCGACGATGCGTTTTGGCGTGTTGATGTTTTGTCTGTTGTCGACGGCCCTGATTGGTGATCTTGTGCTGCTTCCCGCGTTTCTGGCCCTGGGGACACGCCGCAAGCGACTCACTCGCACTTCTCACACGATCCCCATCACGCGCAAACAGATCGCGGCGTAG
- a CDS encoding pseudouridine synthase, whose protein sequence is MRSDAGPDEAVEDDRERMRLQKFLATAGVDSRRNCEEYIRTGRVTVDSQPVLDPASLVDPESQDIRLDGERLRMPRYKYFLLNKPKGVLCTSRDPQGRPRAIDLVPSQGRRLFTVGRLDESTEGLLLITNDGDLAERLAHPRFEVVRRYRCHVAGVPTNDTLKQLREGMYFSDGFFRFRGVRVLKRKGRSVMLELELREGKNREIRRLLAKVGHKVITLERIAFGPLRIGYLSPGKFRELRPAEIGQLKQELEQMEKQRVVDSNRRPLRRPKADPAESTPDQGETSKSDARPSPRKPASSVGRPGGKGAAQKRGGPKKPAPAINKGRDRRRNK, encoded by the coding sequence ATGCGATCTGACGCGGGTCCGGATGAAGCGGTAGAAGATGATCGTGAACGCATGCGCCTGCAGAAGTTTCTGGCAACCGCAGGCGTTGATTCTCGCCGTAATTGCGAAGAGTACATTCGTACGGGGCGCGTCACAGTCGACAGTCAACCCGTGCTGGATCCGGCTTCCCTGGTGGATCCGGAATCTCAGGATATTCGCCTTGATGGCGAACGGCTCAGGATGCCTCGCTACAAGTACTTTCTGCTGAATAAGCCCAAAGGAGTGCTGTGTACCAGCCGGGATCCACAGGGACGGCCTCGGGCGATTGATCTGGTCCCTTCGCAGGGACGCCGTTTGTTTACCGTCGGTCGGCTGGACGAAAGTACCGAAGGGCTGTTGCTGATCACGAATGATGGTGATTTAGCGGAGCGACTGGCCCATCCTCGATTTGAGGTCGTTCGGCGATATCGATGTCATGTTGCAGGCGTGCCGACGAATGACACGTTGAAGCAACTGCGAGAAGGGATGTACTTTTCAGACGGATTCTTTCGCTTTCGGGGTGTCCGAGTGCTGAAGCGAAAAGGCCGAAGCGTCATGCTGGAACTGGAATTGCGGGAAGGCAAGAATCGCGAAATCCGTCGGCTGCTCGCAAAGGTCGGCCACAAGGTGATTACGCTGGAACGAATAGCATTCGGGCCGTTGCGGATAGGATACCTGAGCCCCGGGAAGTTTCGAGAACTGCGTCCAGCGGAAATCGGCCAGCTGAAACAGGAACTGGAACAGATGGAGAAACAGCGGGTCGTGGATTCCAATCGGCGACCACTTCGAAGACCGAAGGCCGATCCCGCAGAAAGCACGCCCGATCAGGGTGAGACCAGCAAAAGTGACGCTCGCCCGTCGCCTCGAAAGCCAGCGTCCTCTGTTGGCCGACCAGGCGGAAAGGGAGCTGCCCAGAAACGCGGAGGACCAAAGAAGCCGGCCCCTGCGATCAACAAGGGTCGAGATCGTCGCCGCAATAAATAA
- a CDS encoding MBL fold metallo-hydrolase: MTRWQAKALIRMIESVYASLNNVGGATALGELTPILCQPLNIKDVLMLSWVQKPFAIHHFLAGFVVLLAGSASASEKDQRLDIYFIDVEGGAATLLVTPSGESMLIDSGYPDNHGRDLQRIIHVAKDVAGLSRIDHAVVSHWHLDHYGNHAALQAEFGIGTFWDRGIPDELQEDPNYHERIAAYRSASQNASKSLAAGDSIPLQSGNTPLSVRVLTSGRAVIDDKGKPNPYASRHLPKPHDPSDNAASLSLLFTFGEFRFLTCGDLTWNVEADLVTPTNRIGLVDLFMVTHHGLPVSNNPALVLAIDPVVAVMCNGPTKGGAEQTMQTLREVKSLQNLFQLHQNVQLDASKQAPAEFIANHGPTEGCKGEWVKASVAADGQSYTVRIGPAATQHTYATRSEH, translated from the coding sequence TTGACCCGATGGCAGGCGAAGGCTCTGATTCGCATGATCGAAAGCGTCTATGCATCACTCAACAACGTTGGGGGTGCAACGGCGTTGGGTGAATTGACACCCATTCTATGCCAACCATTGAACATTAAGGATGTCCTGATGCTGAGTTGGGTTCAAAAACCATTTGCAATACACCACTTCCTAGCCGGTTTTGTTGTCCTTCTTGCCGGTTCCGCTTCTGCTTCTGAAAAAGATCAGCGGCTCGATATCTACTTCATCGACGTCGAAGGAGGCGCGGCGACGCTTCTCGTCACTCCCTCGGGTGAATCGATGCTGATCGATTCCGGCTATCCGGATAACCATGGGCGCGACCTGCAGCGTATCATTCACGTTGCCAAAGACGTTGCCGGACTGTCCCGCATTGATCATGCGGTCGTTTCGCACTGGCATCTGGATCACTACGGCAACCACGCGGCTCTTCAGGCGGAGTTTGGCATCGGTACATTCTGGGACCGTGGGATCCCTGACGAACTTCAGGAAGACCCCAATTACCACGAACGAATTGCCGCCTATCGCAGCGCAAGCCAGAACGCATCAAAGTCACTTGCCGCGGGCGATTCGATCCCCCTCCAATCCGGCAACACACCGCTCTCCGTCCGAGTACTCACATCCGGCCGCGCAGTGATCGATGACAAAGGAAAGCCAAACCCGTATGCCAGTCGGCATCTGCCAAAACCCCACGATCCCTCGGACAATGCTGCCAGCCTCAGCCTACTCTTTACTTTCGGGGAATTCCGTTTTCTGACCTGTGGCGATCTCACCTGGAATGTGGAAGCCGACCTCGTCACACCAACAAACAGAATCGGACTGGTGGATCTGTTTATGGTGACCCATCACGGCCTGCCCGTCAGCAACAACCCGGCTCTTGTCCTGGCAATCGATCCGGTTGTGGCTGTGATGTGCAACGGACCAACCAAAGGGGGAGCAGAGCAAACGATGCAGACATTGCGCGAGGTAAAGTCTCTGCAGAATCTATTTCAGTTGCACCAGAATGTTCAGCTGGATGCATCCAAACAGGCACCTGCCGAATTCATCGCAAACCACGGCCCGACTGAAGGCTGCAAGGGCGAATGGGTGAAGGCATCGGTGGCTGCGGACGGGCAGAGCTACACCGTTCGGATTGGGCCGGCCGCCACGCAACACACCTACGCCACTCGATCCGAACACTAA
- a CDS encoding HAD-IIB family hydrolase, which produces MQSGKRKLIVFTDLDGCLLNKHDYDWSAAAGTLQELRRRAIPVVLNSSKTVAEMRELSSELGLDGRTIISENGGVICWGKEVPKLAGSVEVIGSVRRDIVRLLGTLKDRYQFRSFEDMGLDGVMEETQLPRHRASLAMQRESTEPLIWEDTNQAREDFESVLHLHGFHLTKGGRFWHVAGDASKGTAMQKVTSEFLRQSLLSSPQEILLTAAVGDSPIDQSMLDVADVPIGIPTDRGLGVRIDARRGIAATLVGAAGWAEAVTRLLREFDEPSG; this is translated from the coding sequence ATGCAGTCTGGAAAACGGAAACTCATCGTCTTTACTGATCTTGACGGATGTTTGCTGAACAAGCACGACTACGACTGGTCTGCGGCCGCGGGGACTCTGCAGGAACTCCGACGTCGAGCAATCCCCGTCGTGCTGAATTCCAGCAAAACGGTCGCTGAGATGCGGGAGTTATCATCTGAGCTGGGCCTCGACGGTCGAACCATCATCTCAGAGAACGGTGGAGTGATCTGCTGGGGAAAAGAAGTGCCGAAACTGGCGGGCTCCGTCGAAGTCATCGGTTCCGTTCGCCGGGACATCGTTCGCCTGTTAGGGACCCTGAAAGACAGATATCAGTTTCGCTCATTTGAAGACATGGGCCTTGATGGTGTGATGGAAGAGACACAACTCCCCCGGCATCGAGCATCCCTGGCCATGCAGCGTGAGAGCACGGAACCGTTGATATGGGAAGACACAAATCAGGCGCGTGAAGATTTCGAATCGGTTTTGCACCTGCACGGCTTTCACCTCACGAAGGGAGGAAGATTCTGGCATGTTGCCGGAGATGCCAGTAAAGGAACGGCCATGCAGAAAGTGACCAGTGAATTTCTTCGACAAAGTCTGCTATCGTCCCCTCAGGAGATTCTGCTGACAGCGGCTGTAGGAGACAGCCCGATAGACCAGAGCATGCTGGATGTGGCAGACGTTCCGATAGGAATTCCAACCGACCGGGGGCTGGGAGTGAGAATTGATGCTCGGCGTGGCATCGCGGCGACGCTGGTCGGTGCAGCCGGATGGGCCGAAGCCGTCACCAGATTACTGCGAGAGTTTGACGAACCGTCGGGCTGA
- a CDS encoding glycosyl transferase — protein sequence MADFAQDGIIGTLHNLRNRSTEELEADLLRFSEETPMSLLLPCLYSELEGPAMEHIVDELARITYLSEIIIGLDRANEQQFLAAKKFFERLPQNYVVLWNDGTRLRHVDAALQAEGLSPIEPGKGRNVWYCLGYFLASGKSKAVALHDCDILTYERSLPARLLYPLAHPSFNYLFCKGYYYRAAQGKLNGRVFRLLVIPLIRAMKTVLGNVEFLDYMGSFRYALSGEFAMKSEVITSLRVPSDWGLEIGTLSEMYRNCSLNRICQVDIADAYDHKHQLVSEDDRTGGLHRMANDICKAFIRKLAVEGVVISRSMLRTLKACYYRTALDLVHHYHNDAAMNGLNMDRHQEESTVELFSRVLVAAGDEFLSRPDESPFIHNWSRVTSALPDIYEQILGAVEADNA from the coding sequence ATGGCGGATTTTGCTCAGGACGGGATCATTGGGACCCTTCATAACCTGCGAAACCGATCGACGGAAGAACTGGAAGCGGATCTGTTACGGTTCTCCGAAGAGACGCCGATGTCTCTGTTGCTGCCATGTCTTTACTCTGAGCTCGAAGGGCCGGCGATGGAGCACATCGTCGACGAACTTGCCAGGATAACGTATTTAAGCGAGATCATCATCGGACTCGACCGGGCAAACGAGCAGCAGTTTCTGGCAGCAAAGAAGTTCTTCGAACGCCTTCCGCAAAACTACGTTGTCCTCTGGAATGATGGAACACGTCTGCGACATGTGGATGCCGCACTGCAGGCAGAGGGATTGTCGCCAATAGAACCTGGAAAGGGCCGTAATGTCTGGTATTGCCTGGGCTATTTTCTGGCCTCAGGTAAGTCGAAGGCTGTGGCTTTACACGACTGCGACATCCTGACGTACGAACGGTCTCTTCCGGCTCGTTTGCTGTACCCGCTGGCCCATCCGTCTTTCAATTATCTGTTCTGCAAGGGCTACTACTATCGGGCGGCGCAGGGGAAACTGAACGGTCGGGTCTTTCGGCTTCTTGTGATTCCATTGATCCGTGCGATGAAGACCGTGCTCGGTAATGTGGAATTCCTCGATTACATGGGGAGCTTTCGGTACGCCCTGTCGGGAGAATTCGCGATGAAGTCTGAAGTGATTACATCGCTGCGCGTGCCAAGTGACTGGGGACTGGAGATCGGTACGCTGTCGGAGATGTATCGCAACTGCAGCCTGAACCGAATCTGCCAGGTCGACATTGCCGACGCCTACGATCACAAGCACCAGCTTGTCTCAGAGGACGATCGAACGGGAGGCCTGCATCGCATGGCGAATGACATCTGTAAAGCTTTCATCCGAAAGCTGGCGGTGGAGGGCGTCGTGATCAGCCGCAGCATGCTTCGAACTCTCAAGGCCTGCTACTACAGAACCGCCCTGGATCTGGTTCATCACTATCACAATGACGCTGCGATGAATGGCTTGAACATGGATCGGCACCAGGAAGAATCAACGGTGGAGCTGTTCAGTCGCGTCCTGGTAGCCGCGGGGGATGAGTTTCTCAGTCGGCCGGACGAGAGTCCGTTTATTCATAACTGGTCCAGGGTCACCAGCGCTCTGCCTGATATCTATGAACAGATCCTTGGTGCAGTGGAAGCAGACAATGCGTGA
- a CDS encoding sugar phosphorylase: MNSDHAEQEFENQLLQHLNFLYPSMDADALVGRIGQIFEDFSRSVPCSLSDLWCQRDILLITYGDSIVDDDATPLNTLQQFLDEYLKDAVSSVHILPFCPFSSDDGFAVVDYTVVNPALGDWSHIRRIAERYRLMADIVINHVSSESQWFRNFCENVEPGATYVMQARPEDDLTDVVRPRASPLLRPTETLDGTKYVWCTFSHDQIDLDFRNPEVLLAFLQIVRLYLEQGVRIFRLDAVGFLWKEVGTSCMHLPQTHEVVKLIRSITDYYAPGTLLITETNVPNHENLTYFGNRNEAHVIYNFSLAPLLVHALLTGATEYLKRWMMSMPPAPVGCTYLNFTASHDGIGMRPVEGLLSEEEQQQMVDTICRFGGRVSTRRTADGGERVYELNVSLFDALRGTVSGEDEWQLHRFLCSQTIMMGLEGIPAFYIHSLLATPNDYDTLKRTQHNRSINRHKWDLNQLQPLLNDPETIQSQVLRELKRRMKIRAEQSAFHPNATQFTLHLSDPFFAFWRQSTDRSQSIFCVHNMTSSIQSLRFTDLNLISTDLWYDAISGHQYADQVSEIEVLPYQCLWVTNR; encoded by the coding sequence ATGAACTCTGATCACGCTGAACAGGAATTCGAGAATCAGCTGCTTCAGCACCTGAATTTCCTGTACCCGTCTATGGATGCTGATGCGCTGGTGGGCAGGATCGGGCAGATCTTTGAAGATTTCAGCAGATCGGTTCCCTGTTCACTGAGCGACCTCTGGTGCCAGAGAGACATACTACTGATTACTTACGGAGATTCGATTGTTGACGACGACGCGACACCACTGAATACGCTTCAGCAGTTCCTGGACGAATACTTGAAAGACGCGGTGTCCTCGGTGCATATTCTGCCGTTCTGCCCGTTTAGTTCGGATGACGGGTTTGCGGTGGTGGATTACACCGTGGTGAATCCCGCGCTGGGAGACTGGTCGCATATTCGCCGGATCGCCGAACGGTACCGATTGATGGCAGATATTGTCATCAACCATGTCTCATCAGAAAGCCAGTGGTTCCGGAACTTCTGCGAGAACGTTGAACCCGGTGCGACGTACGTGATGCAGGCTCGTCCGGAGGATGATCTGACGGATGTTGTCCGACCCCGCGCTTCACCGTTGCTTCGGCCAACGGAAACCCTGGACGGAACCAAATACGTCTGGTGTACGTTCAGCCATGATCAGATCGATCTGGACTTCCGAAACCCCGAAGTGCTCCTGGCCTTTCTGCAGATTGTGCGGCTGTATCTGGAACAGGGCGTCCGGATCTTTCGGCTGGATGCCGTCGGGTTTCTCTGGAAAGAAGTGGGAACCTCCTGCATGCATCTGCCTCAGACACATGAGGTCGTCAAACTCATTCGTTCCATTACCGACTATTACGCCCCGGGAACATTGCTGATCACAGAAACAAACGTACCGAATCACGAGAACCTGACGTATTTTGGCAACCGAAATGAAGCCCACGTCATCTACAACTTCAGCCTCGCGCCGCTGCTGGTGCATGCTCTGCTGACCGGAGCGACGGAGTACCTGAAGCGCTGGATGATGAGCATGCCGCCGGCACCGGTGGGGTGCACGTATCTGAATTTTACCGCGTCGCATGACGGTATCGGTATGCGACCCGTTGAGGGTTTGTTGTCCGAGGAAGAGCAACAACAAATGGTCGACACCATCTGTCGTTTTGGAGGGCGCGTTTCGACGCGTCGAACAGCGGACGGTGGAGAACGGGTCTATGAATTGAACGTGTCGCTCTTTGATGCGCTGCGTGGTACGGTGAGTGGGGAAGACGAATGGCAGTTGCATCGTTTCCTGTGTTCTCAAACCATCATGATGGGCCTCGAAGGTATTCCCGCCTTCTACATCCATAGTCTGCTGGCGACCCCCAACGATTATGACACGCTGAAGAGAACGCAGCACAACCGCAGCATCAATCGTCACAAGTGGGATCTAAATCAGCTTCAGCCGCTGTTGAATGATCCGGAGACGATCCAGTCTCAGGTTCTAAGAGAGTTGAAGCGGCGTATGAAGATCCGGGCCGAACAGTCCGCCTTTCATCCCAATGCGACTCAGTTCACGCTGCATTTAAGTGACCCTTTCTTTGCGTTCTGGAGACAAAGCACCGACCGAAGTCAAAGTATCTTCTGTGTGCACAACATGACCAGTTCCATTCAGTCACTGCGCTTTACCGACCTCAACCTGATCTCAACCGATCTTTGGTACGACGCGATTTCCGGTCATCAATATGCTGACCAGGTCAGCGAAATCGAAGTCTTACCCTACCAGTGTCTATGGGTCACGAATCGATGA
- the miaA gene encoding tRNA (adenosine(37)-N6)-dimethylallyltransferase MiaA, which yields MTLAVQILRRSVFLAGPTASGKTAVSIRLAQLLEAEIVSLDSMAIYTGMDIGTAKPLPHEQEGVPHHLIDVAHPSQDFSVAQFVSMATIAATNIVKRNRTPLFVGGTGLYLRSLLRGLFEGPEADWDLRDHLQSQAMQHGRAWLHEQLKMIDATSAQRLHPNDTRRIIRAIEVYRLTGRRLSDEQSQHPRPVADQPRGVIWIDPPRHWLHNRINERVDQMMKQGLLPEVKWLMSLDPPAGRTALQALGYRELIEHLSGRCSLDAAVEQIKTGTRQFAKRQHTWFRNLEECRSVSTTGTESADELSRAIKNGLRDTPELDET from the coding sequence ATGACTCTGGCCGTTCAGATCCTGCGTCGAAGTGTTTTTCTTGCCGGGCCAACCGCTTCCGGCAAGACAGCCGTTTCGATCCGCCTGGCACAATTGCTGGAAGCCGAAATCGTCTCGCTCGATTCCATGGCCATCTATACAGGGATGGACATTGGCACTGCAAAGCCCCTGCCGCACGAGCAGGAAGGCGTGCCGCATCACCTGATCGACGTCGCACATCCCTCACAGGACTTCAGTGTGGCTCAATTTGTTTCGATGGCGACAATTGCAGCCACAAACATCGTGAAAAGGAACCGCACACCTTTGTTTGTGGGCGGCACGGGACTGTACCTGCGGAGCCTGCTTCGAGGTCTGTTTGAAGGACCGGAAGCCGACTGGGACCTGCGGGACCATCTGCAATCGCAAGCCATGCAGCATGGCCGAGCATGGCTGCACGAACAATTAAAGATGATTGACGCAACGTCAGCACAGCGACTGCATCCCAATGACACTCGGCGCATCATTCGGGCTATTGAAGTCTATCGCCTGACGGGACGACGATTGTCTGACGAGCAATCACAACATCCACGTCCTGTGGCAGATCAGCCTCGGGGAGTCATCTGGATTGATCCGCCTCGTCACTGGCTTCATAACCGTATCAACGAACGCGTGGATCAAATGATGAAACAAGGCTTGCTGCCGGAAGTGAAATGGCTGATGTCACTGGATCCACCCGCCGGTCGAACGGCTCTGCAGGCATTGGGCTATCGCGAACTGATAGAACATCTATCCGGCCGATGTTCGCTCGATGCAGCCGTCGAACAGATCAAGACCGGCACACGGCAATTCGCAAAACGACAGCACACCTGGTTCAGAAATCTTGAGGAATGTCGATCCGTTTCCACGACGGGAACCGAATCAGCGGACGAACTGAGCCGTGCCATTAAGAACGGACTCCGTGACACTCCGGAACTCGATGAAACGTGA